The following proteins come from a genomic window of Miscanthus floridulus cultivar M001 chromosome 2, ASM1932011v1, whole genome shotgun sequence:
- the LOC136538575 gene encoding patatin-like protein 3, which produces MEAYAAMASPPTKAAMGAVEKLSYEIFSLLESKFLFGPGVTPARALLDGGRVRVLAIDGCGGAGAEDALLAAAALARLEAGLRDHTGDPDARVADFFDLAAGAGAGGVLAAMLFLRGADGRPRYTADEALALVAGSVVGKKGCWGGRRGPRWAKLFRGARAGDDRSFRRVFGDATLRDTVAPLLVPCYDLATAAPFVFSRADAVESDSFDFRLRDVCAATCAAGGALASVRSVDGATAIAAASGGVAAMGNPAAAAITHVLHNKQEFPLATGVEDLLVLSIGAGASSATVSVCDGSSTPMPTRSPSPRELARVTAEGVADMVDESVAMAFGYACGCNYVRIQAGKAPALLHAATASAAAGAMLAQRNVESVLFRGRRLSQRTNAEKVDALAAELVKEQERRRRSPLPNVAIKQVPTPRLSSATTTSSGTATARTASTMPSPASWDCRR; this is translated from the coding sequence ATGGAAGCGTACGCGGCAATGGCGTCGCCGCCCACGAAAGCCGCCATGGGCGCCGTGGAAAAGCTCAGCTACGAGATCTTCTCCCTGCTCGAGAGCAAGTTCCTCTTCGGCCCCGGCGTGACGCCGGCGCGGGCGCTTCTGGACGGCGGGCGCGTGCGGGTGCTGGCGATcgacggctgcggcggcgcgggcgccgaGGACGCGCTCCtggccgccgccgcgctcgcgAGGCTCGAGGCCGGGCTGCGCGACCACACGGGCGACCCCGACGCGCGCGTGGCCGACTTCTTCGACCTCGCGGCGGGCGCCGGCGCGGGGGGAGTGCTCGCGGCGATGCTGTTCCTGAGGGGCGCCGACGGCCGCCCGCGGTACACGGCCGACGAGGCGCTCGCGTTGGTGGCCGGGAGCGTCGTCGGGAAGAAAGGCTGCTGGGGAGGCCGGCGCGGGCCTCGGTGGGCGAAGCTGTTCCGCGGCGCGCGGGCTGGCGACGACCGGTCGTTCCGCCGCGTGTTCGGCGACGCGACGCTCAGGGACACCGTGGCTCCGCTCCTCGTGCCGTGCTACGACCTCGCCACGGCCGCGCCCTTCGTGTTCTCACGCGCCGACGCCGTCGAGAGCGACAGCTTCGACTTCCGCCTCCGCGACGTGTGCGCCGCCACCTGCGCCGCGGGCGGCGCGCTCGCGAGCGTGAGGTCGGTCGACGGTGCCACGGCCATCGCCGCCGCGTCCGGGGGAGTGGCGGCCATGGGCAACCCGGCCGCGGCCGCCATCACGCACGTGCTCCACAACAAGCAGGAGTTCCCCCTCGCCACCGGCGTCGAAGACCTCCTCGTGCTCTCCATCGGCGCCGGAGCCTCCTCGGCCACCGTGTCCGTGTGCGACGGGTCGAGCACGCCCATGCCCACGCGTTCTCCGTCGCCGCGGGAGCTGGCGCGCGTAACCGCCGAGGGCGTCGCGGACATGGTGGACGAGTCAGTTGCCATGGCGTTCGGGTACGCGTGTGGATGCAACTACGTGCGCATCCAGGCCGGCAAGGCGCCGGCGCTGCTCCACGCGGCCACCGCATCCGCGGCAGCGGGAGCGATGCTTGCGCAGAGGAACGTGGAGTCGGTGCTGTTCCGGGGGCGGAGGTTGTCACAGCGGACGAACGCCGAGAAGGTGGACGCGCTGGCCGCGGAGCTGGTTAAGGAacaggagcggcggcggcgcagcccgCTTCCGAACGTGGCCATCAAGCAGGTGCCCACGCCGCGGCTGTCGTCGGCGACCACTACGTCGTCAGGCACCGCGACGGCAAGGACCGCGTCGACGATGCCGTCGCCGGCGTCGTGGGATTGTCGCCGATAG